CAATGACTGGCAAAGAAATGTCTCAGTTTAATCTTTGGGAATGGTGGGAAGGAGATGGGGCAGAGCATCTTTCTTTTGATATAGGTCTGCCTGATCCTCAAATTGTAGAGGATATAACAAAGGATGAATTGACCGAAATTGTAAGAAGAATGAATACTTTTGAAATTTCCGATCCGGATGATCAGTCTTTTAAAGGAATGTTTTACAATTATATATGCTTTGGAAGTGATTATTATCCTGATTTTTTAAAACTTAATTTCAAAGATTATCATATTAAATTTTTTCAGGCTCATAAAGATAAAGATGGAAATTACTTTGAATACAGTCAGGAAGAAATAGTAGATATATTATGGAAAGGTGGATTAACGTCCCATACCATAAAAAAATAACAGATGAACGATAAAATTATAAATAAAATCAAAGCTTTAGACGGGAATACAGATGCTGTACATGCCAATCAAAGCTTTGCAGAGAATTGGAAACAGATAAAGTTTACTCACTATCTGTATGATAAGGATTGGGACGTTTATGGGATTGACCAGTTTTATGAAGCGAATAAGGAATTGTATCAGAATCAACAGGAAACATTCTATGAGAATCTCCTGGCACATTATTTTTCAGCTCATGATCTGGCGTATGGACAGTATTTTGTGAAAGATTGGATGTTTACACCTTTTAAGGAAGGTTCAGATGATCAGGAAGAATTTGATGATTTGATTGATGAAGACTATGTACAAGGTGTTGTAGGGATTTCTAAACCTGAATTTCTCTGCATATTGTATTCCTACGGATATCCGGATCATTATTTTATCTGTACGGAAGATCCTGACCAATCTAATCCAACGGTTTACAGTACGGATCATGAAGTTTATTTTGATGAGCTTGACAATAAAGGCAATCTTGAGGAGTTTCTGGATCAGTTTATGACGAAAGCCGAGTTTCAGGAAGTTGTTGCAGAATATTTGACGGAGAAGTTAGGGGAATAGGGTTTTGGACAGGCTTGATGTTGGAAGAGGGAAGTCCTTAAAGTGTCTGAGGAATAATGTTCTCTTTTTTAACCTTTTACAGTAATTTTTAAGGTTGCCAGCTTCCATCTTCCAGCCTGATAATTTAACATAATATATTAAAAGTTTACTGCTTATGTTTCGTAGAATCCTTTACTCATTCATTATTTTCCCCTGTATTGCTTGGTCCCAGACTTCTGAGATGAGTCTAAAGCAGGTGAATGAGGATGTGGATTTTATGATCAAAAGTATTGATGAAGTAAGTGTATATCCTTACAGCAGAATTTCCAGGAGAAATTTCATTTTCGAGCTGGAAAAGGCTGAAAAGAGTATTTCAAAACAGAAAAAAAGAAACACTATTGATTTCTATAAAGCATTTCAGCCTGTGATGGTTAAGCTCGAAGATGGCCATACTGAACTGAATATTTCAGACTATATAGGTAAAACAGATTACTTTATTTTTCCATTTTCGGTGAGAGTTTCGGAAGATGGTGTTTTTGTAAAGTCGATTAAATCAAGTTATAATGAAATTTTTACAGACGATTTAAAAGGGCTGAAAATCACTGATATAAATAGCATAAATTCAACGAAAATTTTAGAGGTATTGCAGCATTATACCAGCGGTGAAAGCAAAAAAAGCAGATTAGAACTAAGTGAAAATTATTTCAATGACTATTATAATTTGTTCTTTATCAGGGGAAATATACTGGAAATAACCTTTGATCAGGGGCAGAAATTAAAGATTCCCTTAATAAGAAAATCAGAGAAAAAACCTATAAATTTCCGTAATGTAGTTACTAAAAGTTACTATTATGAGATTCCCAAAGAGAAAAACTACGCAGCTTTTACTTTCAGACAATTTGCTGATATAGAGAAATTCAGAACTTTTTTAGAGCAAATGTTTTCAGAATTAAAAACTGAAGGCATTCAGAATCTTATCATTGACATTAGAGACAACGGCGGTGGAAATTCTGAGCTTGGTGATGAACTTTTAAAATATTTGGTATCTAAGCCATTTTCACAGTATGAAAAAACGCTTGTCAAATACAGCGATATCCGTAAAGAATATTTGAGGAAATCCTCAGGAATCGATTCTACGGAATTAAAAAATTATTTAAGAGGAATATCCGGAACTGTAGGCGTTATAGATCACTCAAAAAATAGTATTGAGGCTAAGAATAAGAATGAACGCTTTACAGGAAATGTTTATCTACTGACAAGCGGTCAGACTTTTTCATCTGCGGCAGATTTTGCCAACGCATTCAAATTTTATAAAGCCGGGAAAATTATAGGTTCAGAAACCGGAGGATTTATAATTTCTCCCGGAGAAGTTGTAGAAAGAAAATTACCCAATTCAAAATTATTTCTGAACATATCATCTACAATAGATTTTAATATTGGAGCAGCAGAGAATGACAGACATGGTGTAATACCTGATATACAAGTTGAATCTGGAAAAGCTTTGGATTATACGTTAGAAAGGCTTATAAAACAATAAGTAAGGTTGTTATCTACTCTTTTCTATAAGATTATATTTATCCTATAATTTATATTATGTTAAATTGAATATATTTCAGGATTCAAAATCTTCTCATCTTGAACTCCATTTCTTTGATTTAGGTATTCGTTACTTTAAAATAATCTTATTGTCCAATATAGTCGTATGTCGCCAATTCTTCTTCTGTTGGTGGCTCAAAACGGTTAAAGCAATTATCTAGAAATGATTCTATCTCTTTTTCGGAGATAAAAAATTCATACTCATTAATATTTTCATTTCTCTTTAAAATTCTCTCTCTAAGCACTTCTCTTTTTACATTTAGATAATATAATTTTACTTTAACTCCAATTGCCCAAGCTTCATCTCTTAAAATTTCCCGCTCATTTTTCCCCCAAGTTCCCCATTCAATGATAACATTAACTGAGTTTTGAAGAATTCTTTTTGCCATCTTCCATTGTAATTGTTCAATTTCACCTCTATATGCATTGCCTTCGGATTCTGCCTTGTCAACCCAAATATCTTTTATCCACTCATCAGGAGAAAATATTATTCCTCCCGTATTATTGACAATTTTTTTTGCCAGTGTTGTTTTTCCTGCTCCTGGCAGACCACATATTAAATGAAGTAATGTTTCATTTGCTTTTGAATGATTTTCGTTTTTCATAGTTTTCTGTCATTACGTTTTAAATTGTTTGTTATTTTTGTATGAATATAAGGATTAGATAGTTATTTTTCCTTAAGAATCTGTTGTAGTATTAAAGCTGTTGCTTTAGCATCGTCTAATGCTCTATGAAATTTAAAATCTTCTTTTATATTCATTTTTTCTAAAACTCTTTCCAATGAAATTCCAGAGGTAGAAATGTTTTTTTTAGCCAGCCAATAAACCCCTAATGCTCTGATATCAAAACCTCCACCAACAAAATATTTGTTATAATCTAATCCAAATTCTGTAAATTCTTTCCTCAAAAGCGGTAAATCATAGTACAACCCCCAACCTGCTAGCGTTGATTTGTTCTTTTCTCCATACCAATCTAAAAATTGGAGAATAGCTTCATCAAAATACTTTTCATTCTCTACCATTTCATTGGTAATGTTTGTAATGTCCGTGATTTCAGGTAGAATTGGAAAATGTTTTGGTCGTATTAAAATTGAGAATTCGCTTTTTATTTCAAGAGTCTTCTTGTCTAATTTTACAGCCCCTATTTCTATTATATTCGTTTCATTTATTTCATTTTTGCCAAAAGTTTTACAGCTTCCTTCTAAATCATAAATGACTAAATCACTTGAGAATTTCATATCAATGTTGTGTCGTATTTATTAACAGTTTCTCAAAGGTATATTCTTACTACGCAATCTATTGGCGTATATTATCTTTTTAAAATATTGTATTAGGAAAATGCAAAAGTTCTAAGCCTTGGGAATGGAAAAACAGGAAAAGTCTAAAGCTGTATTCTATAATTTAACATAAAAAAATCTCTTATTGGTGATTATATTTCTATATTTAACGTGTTATTTTAAAATAATTATCAACAATAAACAAATATGGCAATTGATTTATATAAGAAAGCTGCTAAATCTTTAGTGGGAAATAAAGCATTTAATTTAATGATAGTCGCTAAGGCGGGAATTGCTGTTCCACCAGGATTTGTCGTTAACGGTGCTGAAAATCTTTCCGATAAAAAGCTTACAAAATTGTATGATAAATTTATATCTCATGGAAAAGTTTCAGTTAGGTCAAGCTCTGATAAAGAAGATGGAAAAAAGAAATCAGCAGCAGGTATTTATAAAACATTGCTAGATGTTTCTTCTGATAAAATAGGGATATCTCTTCAAGCCGTAAGAGAATATTCTAAAAAGAGCAAAAATATCCCTGTGATTGTACAAAAGCAGATTGATGCAAAGATGTCTGGAGTGGCTTTTTCAATAAATCCAGTTAATGGAGACAATGATATTTACATTGAATATAACAAAGGGCGATGCGAGAATATAGTGTCTGGAAGCATCATCCCCAAAACGGTTTCCTTAAAAAAGAAATCTTATGAAGATAATGAAGACATCCCATTAACATTGTATGAATACATAATTCGTCTTGAGATGATTTTTAAAAAGGCCGTGGATATTGAGTGGTGTATAGACCATGACGAAAAAGTATGGATATTACAGTGTAGAGCTATAACTGTGATCCCATCCGATTCTTTTCGATATGCATGGTCAACACACGAACCACTTTGGGCAATGGAGCAGGCTTTTAAAACAAGGTGTGAAGATGAAGAAAATGGGAGTAGTGAACTTTATCTTCATAGGGAAATTATTTATAGCAGAGATTTAAGCGGAGTGTTTGATTGCTACATTGGGCTTCATGACCACATTTCAGCACTAAAATATTCAATGAAAGTACTTTCTAAACAATATGATTACATTGATCACATTGAATTTATTGAACGTCCAAAATCATTTTCAAAAGATACTGCTGCTGATTATTTCAGAATGCTATCATCACATTACTGTAAATATATCCGATATTATATGCGTTCAGAACCTATCGTAACTGACATCATTGAAAGGAAGTTGTTATTAAGGTGGTCTCATAATGAAATTGCAGGGCTGTTATCGGCTGATAACGATGACTTAATGTTTCGTGAGCAAGAAGACTTTCATCTTTAAATGACAGTAGTGATTGCAGTATACTTAACCACATAAATAAATACCCTTATCTTGCTATTAACTACAAGACTAAAAAAGAAATGATAGAAGGAGTGAGAAGACAGTATAAAATAAAGGATAAGGATAAGAATAAGGATAAAGAGGAAAATTTTCAATTGACTCTGGATAGTGATTTAATCTTTTTGAAAAAATTATCAATTGAAAGAATGAATGTAAAAAAAGGTTGGGTTGGGGTTTATTTTTACATGTTGGAACTAATGGAGTGGATTTATGAAAACTATAATGTATCTCAGAGTGATTTATATCAGTATTATCTTGCTGATGACATTGTGGCCTTGATCAAAAATAATATTAAGCTATCACAGGCAGAGAAAGATAAAAGGAGCCTCGGCGTGCTAATGAAAAGAAAGAAAAATAAACAAATGACACCGAGCGTTTACTTTGGTGAATCATTTGAGAATAACTATTCACCCACACCATTATTAGACAGCATCCTTTCTGGAATACCATCTCTAAATAGAAATGTTCATGGTATTGTGAAGATAATTAATTATAAGTCAATGGTGGAACCTCATGATTACATTGATAAAATAATTGTCACGGAAATGACGCAACCTAATATGGTAGCCTTATTCAGAAAATGCAAAGGGATCATTACAGATGAAGGTGGGATATTGTCACACGCTTGTATACTATCAAGAGAATATGATATTCCTTGTATTGTTGGAACATCAAATTCGACGAATATCCTCCAAGATGGGGATGAAATTATCATGTGGGCAGATGGCCATATTTCTTATGAATAATAAAGCTTATATTTAGTTAACAATAAAGATTACTTTATGTCAAAAGGAACCAAGTAAAGTACAATATTTAAAATCTTGGGCACTCTCCTATTTTTATTCTGTAAAAGTTATTGTCTATTTTCTTTTCAGGCTATTATGCTCTGTATACTAATACTAATTAAGCTCAAGCTCGTCAAAATCCTTTATTTCAGATAATTTTATAAGTTTGTTTGATTTGATAGTTTCCCAGGTATCTTTGTACTTGACTTCATAATTGTCTCCATCATCTTCTTTATTTAAATTGTCTTTAGTAAGTTTCCTTTTGGTCAGAAAATTAATGCTCACTTCATATTGAGGCACCGGCCCTCTGCTTGAATATGAATCATAGCCAATGAGTTCCATATCTCCATTTTGATACCTAAAAGTGTATCCCCAACTCCCATATCTGCCATGCCCATAATCGATATGCAAGTTTCCTTTTTCGATGCTTACACTCAGTTCAGGCGCAAAATAGACACCACCATCCTCATTTTCAGATGAAAAACAAGTATAATTTTTAGAAGCTAATTGGTAATAATCCCCTTTATTTAATAGTACGATAATCCCTCTTCGGTTTCGGTCTAATTCACCACGATTTTCATCCTGTATAATTTTACTTTTATCCGTTCCTTTAATGATAAGTACGATATCTTCCAGTCCGTCTTTGTTCAGATCCCCTTTTATTTTGTCCCAACCCTCAGCTGAAACTCCGCCTTCATATTTGTTGATCACGTAGCCTGTTGGTATAAAGTCAATTGGATTTTTCTTTCCTTCAATGTTTTGAGGGGAATCATTTACAGTAATGTCATTATCCTGTACTTTTTGAATTTCTGTACTTTGAGTTTCTTTGGGCTTCTGCTTCTCATTTTTACAAGATGGTAATGCAAAAGCAAATGCTAGAAATAGGACTATTTTTTTCATGGTTTTTATGTTGTTCCGGTTAGGATCAATTATTTATTGACCAATATAAATAATTTTGGCAACTATATATACTTTACGTTAAAGTTATCTCGAGCTGTCATTCTGAAAGTAACGAAGTGAAATGAAGAATCTAACTATAATGAGATTCTTCATTCGTCAGAATGATAATCTTATAAATTTCATGTAACCAATCTGGGTAATCTTCAGGAAAAAACTTCTGTTATAATATAGATCGCACTCTCCTATTATGAGTCTGCGATTATATTGATATCCATAATAAAAAGCCCCAAAGTTATCTTTGGGGCTGGATTTTGGAAATCTATTATTTCTTAACTATTTTAGTGAAAACTGTACTGCCTTTTAATAGGTAATTTCCTGATGGATATTCTGTTAGATTAATACGGTTGTTTCCTTTATTTAAAATGATATTTTTAAGAACTCTACCCGAGATATCATATAAATAAACATTTTCGTTAGCCGCAGACTCTATAGTGATCACTCCTGTTGTTGGATTTGGATAAGCTGGAGTTTTAAGCTGTTTTACTGTTTCAGCAGTTGCTAAATTTGAATTACAGCTAGCATTATAAGTATCTCCGGTAATATTAAAACCTTTGTTTACCAATTGAGCTCTTGCCATAATGGCTTGTGTTGTAGAATAAGTTAATCCTGCTGCTTCTATGACTCCAATTGCGGATCCTAAGTTTGATAATGTAGGATTATTGGTGAGAGCAATTAGAAATTTATTATAATTAATACATGATAAACCAGAATTATTAAATCCGAAATATACATAGGCTGAAGGTACATTTGAAAGCTGATATTCCAGGTAGAAATATCCTGATCAAAAAGCGTAGCCCCATTAAACATCCTAAAACTATCAGCACCCCCAATTTTACTAACATCCCAGTTTCCAATAGGCTGATTAAATGATGATGCATCGGTAAACATTTGACCAAAACTTACTACTTTACTGGTGTTCCAATTATTAAGAGGCTGATTAAAGGATTTAGCATTAGAGAACATATAACGGAAATTCGTTGCATTGCTCGTATCCCATGAATTTAATGGCTGGTTGAATGCTACTGCATCCTGGAACATTGAAATGAAATTGGTTCCGGAAGAGGTATTCCAGGCAGAAATATTTTGATTAAAAGCTGAAGCTGAAGAAAACATATCCCGAAAATCGGTTACTTTCGCTGTATTCCAGGCTCCAATATTCTGGTTAAACAATTTGGCTTTGTTAAACATACCATTCATATTCGTAATGGTACTTGTATTCCAGTTAGAAAATGAGTCATTTCCAATCAGAGAAGGACAATTAGAGAACATTTGTGATACATTGTTTATTTGGCTTAAATTAGGGGTGTCTGTAGCCGTTACGTTAAGATTTTGACAATATGCAAAGCCCTGAGTAAATTGCTGAAGCCAAAGTATATCTCCCCATTGACTTACTTCAAAGAGTTCCGGATTTCCGATGGCATTCATATAAGCACTGCCTTTAAATCCATAAAATAATCCATTACCGTTGGATACTTTCACTTTGTAGGTGGCCTGGATTGGATTGGTATGTAAAGAAGTACCAAAAGAAATAGTCGTAAAACTACTGCTATTAGAGGTTACAGAAAGAATTCCATTATGCTGTGGATATCCTACTTCTTCCCAGCTAACCGTGTAGTCGGTTCCGGTACCGCCAAAAGATATGGCATTATCTATGGTACCAGTGATATTAGGCTTCCACACCGTTATAAATTCCGTCTGCGCATAAGAAATGAAAAATAGAAAAAGAAAAATGGTTACTAGTTGTTTTTTGTACATAATTTAAAATAATAATTTAAGGTTAAAATTGGATTTTATAAGACATAACTTCCCGGGGTTCTGTATCTTATCTCTAATACAAAGATATAGACGCATAGCGACAGAACTTGTCGTATTAAATCTTATTACCAATTATTTTTATTTTTTTCTCAATAAAAACATGATCAGTATTTTGCTGAAAATGAATACTAT
This is a stretch of genomic DNA from Chryseobacterium tructae. It encodes these proteins:
- a CDS encoding AAA family ATPase, which codes for MKNENHSKANETLLHLICGLPGAGKTTLAKKIVNNTGGIIFSPDEWIKDIWVDKAESEGNAYRGEIEQLQWKMAKRILQNSVNVIIEWGTWGKNEREILRDEAWAIGVKVKLYYLNVKREVLRERILKRNENINEYEFFISEKEIESFLDNCFNRFEPPTEEELATYDYIGQ
- a CDS encoding BspA family leucine-rich repeat surface protein — protein: MYKKQLVTIFLFLFFISYAQTEFITVWKPNITGTIDNAISFGGTGTDYTVSWEEVGYPQHNGILSVTSNSSSFTTISFGTSLHTNPIQATYKVKVSNGNGLFYGFKGSAYMNAIGNPELFEVSQWGDILWLQQFTQGFAYCQNLNVTATDTPNLSQINNVSQMFSNCPSLIGNDSFSNWNTSTITNMNGMFNKAKLFNQNIGAWNTAKVTDFRDMFSSASAFNQNISAWNTSSGTNFISMFQDAVAFNQPLNSWDTSNATNFRYMFSNAKSFNQPLNNWNTSKVVSFGQMFTDASSFNQPIGNWDVSKIGGADSFRMFNGATLFDQDISTWNISFQMYLQPMYISDLIILVYHVLIIINF
- a CDS encoding S41 family peptidase; its protein translation is MFRRILYSFIIFPCIAWSQTSEMSLKQVNEDVDFMIKSIDEVSVYPYSRISRRNFIFELEKAEKSISKQKKRNTIDFYKAFQPVMVKLEDGHTELNISDYIGKTDYFIFPFSVRVSEDGVFVKSIKSSYNEIFTDDLKGLKITDINSINSTKILEVLQHYTSGESKKSRLELSENYFNDYYNLFFIRGNILEITFDQGQKLKIPLIRKSEKKPINFRNVVTKSYYYEIPKEKNYAAFTFRQFADIEKFRTFLEQMFSELKTEGIQNLIIDIRDNGGGNSELGDELLKYLVSKPFSQYEKTLVKYSDIRKEYLRKSSGIDSTELKNYLRGISGTVGVIDHSKNSIEAKNKNERFTGNVYLLTSGQTFSSAADFANAFKFYKAGKIIGSETGGFIISPGEVVERKLPNSKLFLNISSTIDFNIGAAENDRHGVIPDIQVESGKALDYTLERLIKQ
- a CDS encoding PEP/pyruvate-binding domain-containing protein → MAIDLYKKAAKSLVGNKAFNLMIVAKAGIAVPPGFVVNGAENLSDKKLTKLYDKFISHGKVSVRSSSDKEDGKKKSAAGIYKTLLDVSSDKIGISLQAVREYSKKSKNIPVIVQKQIDAKMSGVAFSINPVNGDNDIYIEYNKGRCENIVSGSIIPKTVSLKKKSYEDNEDIPLTLYEYIIRLEMIFKKAVDIEWCIDHDEKVWILQCRAITVIPSDSFRYAWSTHEPLWAMEQAFKTRCEDEENGSSELYLHREIIYSRDLSGVFDCYIGLHDHISALKYSMKVLSKQYDYIDHIEFIERPKSFSKDTAADYFRMLSSHYCKYIRYYMRSEPIVTDIIERKLLLRWSHNEIAGLLSADNDDLMFREQEDFHL
- a CDS encoding PEP-utilizing enzyme produces the protein MIEGVRRQYKIKDKDKNKDKEENFQLTLDSDLIFLKKLSIERMNVKKGWVGVYFYMLELMEWIYENYNVSQSDLYQYYLADDIVALIKNNIKLSQAEKDKRSLGVLMKRKKNKQMTPSVYFGESFENNYSPTPLLDSILSGIPSLNRNVHGIVKIINYKSMVEPHDYIDKIIVTEMTQPNMVALFRKCKGIITDEGGILSHACILSREYDIPCIVGTSNSTNILQDGDEIIMWADGHISYE
- a CDS encoding T9SS type A sorting domain-containing protein; its protein translation is MARAQLVNKGFNITGDTYNASCNSNLATAETVKQLKTPAYPNPTTGVITIESAANENVYLYDISGRVLKNIILNKGNNRINLTEYPSGNYLLKGSTVFTKIVKK
- a CDS encoding 3'-5' exonuclease; the encoded protein is MKFSSDLVIYDLEGSCKTFGKNEINETNIIEIGAVKLDKKTLEIKSEFSILIRPKHFPILPEITDITNITNEMVENEKYFDEAILQFLDWYGEKNKSTLAGWGLYYDLPLLRKEFTEFGLDYNKYFVGGGFDIRALGVYWLAKKNISTSGISLERVLEKMNIKEDFKFHRALDDAKATALILQQILKEK